Proteins encoded in a region of the Massilia sp. UMI-21 genome:
- a CDS encoding transposase: MARLPRLIIPNQPQHLIQRGNNRQAIFHDEVDYQRFLVWLKEAARFYEVAIHAYVLMPNHLHLLATPSNATGLALMMQKVGRFYVPWFNNKYARSGGLFEGRFRTSLVDTEHYFLACSRYIELNPVRAGLAAGPLDYPWSSYAHHAGVRTDALVTDHLLYWGLGNTPFQREAAYTELVLQGIAQEEVDFVTASVLKNQPLGSDAFKAELERKTRRQILPAKRGRPFREPLPPPPQA; this comes from the coding sequence ATGGCACGACTTCCCCGCCTCATCATCCCGAACCAGCCGCAGCACCTGATCCAGCGCGGCAACAACCGCCAGGCGATCTTCCACGACGAAGTCGATTACCAGCGCTTCCTGGTCTGGCTGAAAGAGGCGGCGCGCTTCTATGAAGTGGCGATCCACGCCTATGTGCTGATGCCCAATCACCTCCACCTGCTCGCGACGCCATCCAATGCCACCGGGCTGGCGCTGATGATGCAGAAGGTCGGCCGCTTCTACGTCCCCTGGTTCAACAACAAGTACGCCCGCAGCGGCGGCCTGTTCGAAGGGCGCTTCCGCACTTCGCTGGTCGACACCGAACACTATTTTTTGGCCTGCAGCCGCTATATCGAGCTCAATCCGGTGCGCGCCGGCCTGGCGGCCGGGCCGCTGGATTACCCCTGGTCGAGCTACGCCCACCACGCCGGAGTACGCACCGACGCCCTGGTGACCGACCATTTGCTGTATTGGGGCCTCGGCAATACGCCATTCCAGCGCGAAGCCGCATATACCGAACTGGTCCTGCAGGGTATTGCGCAGGAAGAAGTCGACTTCGTCACCGCGTCGGTGCTCAAGAACCAGCCGCTTGGTTCGGATGCCTTCAAGGCCGAGCTGGAGCGCAAGACCAGGCGCCAGATCCTGCCGGCCAAGCGCGGGCGACCGTTCCGCGAACCACTTCCGCCGCCTCCGCAAGCATAA
- a CDS encoding response regulator transcription factor, which yields MTQILIVEDNGEYADDMAEFLRELDHEVTIAKTASEMWAALTRTPAAVVVLDLGLPDEDGFNVIPRMRQLYPEIGLLVLTGRVAFDHRILGLRLGADHYLTKPIKFPELAAHIEALDRRVRPADPAPAPSKWTLRVSARQLELAGKLIDLTEKECNFLHLLTINTRPVPRQVIVAGMGGEDADASRRVDMLVYRLRKKARSGLGQDLPLRSAYGEGYSLSAGFTLA from the coding sequence ATGACGCAGATACTGATTGTTGAAGACAATGGCGAATACGCAGACGACATGGCCGAGTTCCTGCGGGAGCTCGACCACGAGGTGACGATCGCCAAGACCGCAAGCGAGATGTGGGCGGCGCTGACGCGCACGCCGGCAGCGGTCGTCGTGCTCGATCTCGGCCTGCCGGACGAGGACGGCTTCAACGTCATCCCGCGGATGCGCCAGCTGTATCCCGAGATCGGCCTGTTGGTACTGACGGGCAGGGTAGCGTTCGATCACCGCATTCTCGGCTTGCGCCTGGGCGCCGACCATTACCTGACCAAGCCGATCAAGTTCCCCGAACTGGCGGCGCACATCGAAGCCCTGGACCGTCGCGTACGTCCGGCCGATCCGGCGCCGGCGCCGAGCAAGTGGACGCTGCGCGTGAGCGCGCGCCAGCTCGAGCTGGCCGGCAAGTTGATCGACCTGACCGAAAAAGAGTGCAATTTCCTGCACCTGCTCACCATCAATACCCGTCCGGTTCCGCGCCAGGTCATCGTGGCCGGCATGGGGGGCGAAGACGCGGATGCCAGCCGCCGGGTGGACATGCTGGTCTACCGCCTGCGCAAGAAGGCGCGTTCCGGCCTCGGCCAGGACCTGCCCCTGCGCAGCGCCTACGGCGAAGGCTACAGCCTGTCGGCCGGCTTCACCCTCGCTTGA
- a CDS encoding HAMP domain-containing histidine kinase, with product MTRRTAADPSAPACPEHPGAGTAGIDAQFRTIAEIAGDIAFSIDLPARTVRYLSPAFTVLLGHATGALQAAIAGSGAQEALGALGMHLAASGAGAPGERRVQEVDVHNAEGHPIGLQVITTVLRNPDGSDSLVGLLRDLSAQRAHLADQRRFASMLNHEFRTPLATIDGAIQRLEATTHGADDAVRQRYRKIAVATDRLIAMLDEYLSPDRMAAIGKVRQPNTVGARELLEVGVKQVREAGREALLEAEELRLGLRGEPEGLRLALKVLVDNALLFSPGGSTVTLGARRSGGGVEFSVRDGGAGVPPGDAPHIFDKGYRGSNATGLPGSGLGLYMARSIVDVHGGMLRLGSENRGGGAEFRLWLPALDIDGQQQLASSSPSSDNRTDH from the coding sequence ATGACGCGTAGAACGGCTGCTGACCCTTCTGCTCCGGCCTGTCCGGAGCACCCTGGCGCCGGCACTGCCGGCATCGATGCGCAGTTTCGCACCATCGCTGAAATCGCCGGCGACATTGCTTTCAGCATCGACTTGCCCGCGCGTACGGTCCGTTACCTGAGCCCGGCCTTCACGGTCCTGCTGGGCCACGCGACAGGCGCGCTGCAGGCGGCGATCGCCGGCAGCGGCGCCCAGGAAGCGCTCGGTGCGCTCGGCATGCACCTGGCCGCCAGCGGCGCCGGCGCCCCCGGCGAGCGCCGCGTGCAGGAAGTCGACGTGCACAACGCAGAAGGCCATCCGATCGGCCTGCAAGTCATCACGACGGTGCTGCGCAATCCGGACGGCAGCGATTCGCTGGTGGGCCTGCTGCGCGACCTGTCGGCGCAGCGCGCCCACCTGGCCGACCAGCGCCGCTTTGCCAGCATGCTGAACCACGAATTCCGCACCCCGCTGGCGACCATCGACGGCGCCATCCAGCGCCTGGAAGCGACCACGCACGGCGCCGACGACGCGGTACGCCAGCGCTACCGCAAGATTGCGGTGGCGACCGACCGCCTGATTGCCATGTTGGATGAATATTTGTCGCCCGACCGCATGGCCGCCATCGGCAAGGTGCGCCAGCCGAACACCGTGGGCGCCCGCGAATTGCTGGAGGTCGGCGTCAAGCAGGTGCGCGAGGCGGGGCGCGAGGCGCTGCTCGAAGCCGAAGAACTGCGGCTGGGCCTGCGCGGCGAGCCCGAGGGACTGCGGCTGGCGCTGAAGGTTCTGGTCGACAACGCCCTGCTGTTCTCCCCAGGCGGCAGCACGGTGACGCTGGGCGCACGCCGCAGCGGCGGCGGGGTCGAGTTCTCGGTGCGCGACGGCGGCGCCGGGGTGCCGCCTGGCGACGCTCCGCACATCTTCGACAAGGGCTACCGCGGCAGCAATGCCACCGGCCTGCCCGGCAGCGGCCTGGGCCTATACATGGCGCGCTCGATCGTCGATGTCCATGGCGGCATGTTGCGCCTGGGAAGTGAAAATAGGGGCGGCGGCGCGGAATTCCGGCTCTGGCTACCCGCGCTGGATATTGACGGTCAACAACAACTTGCCTCATCCAGCCCCAGCAGTGATAATCGGACCGATCATTAA
- a CDS encoding DUF3297 family protein, which translates to MNDTATLPPLPDRLSIDPSSPFHNRDVFQHEIGIRFNDKDRHDVEEYCISEGWIKVAAGRTLDRKGKPMLIKLKGKVEAFYK; encoded by the coding sequence ATGAACGATACCGCTACCCTCCCCCCACTCCCGGACCGGCTCTCGATCGACCCGAGCAGCCCTTTTCATAACCGCGATGTTTTCCAGCACGAGATCGGCATCCGTTTCAACGACAAGGATCGCCACGACGTGGAAGAGTATTGCATCAGCGAAGGCTGGATCAAGGTTGCCGCCGGCCGCACGCTCGACCGCAAGGGCAAGCCGATGCTGATCAAGCTGAAAGGCAAGGTCGAGGCGTTCTACAAATAA
- a CDS encoding BCCT family transporter — MTDPVLNEAAGSGARRKIQVNPPVFYISAGLILTFALFGALFPEQAGSVFALLQAAIVRDFGWFYILAVAVFLIFVLFLMMSRYGDVKLGPDESEPEYSYISWFAMLFSAGMGIGLLFFGVAEPIQHYASPPVGEGRTIDSARQAMVLTFFHWGLHAWAIYIVVGLALAYFAFRRGLPLTLRSGLFPLIGNRIHGPIGHAIDIFAVLGTMFGVATSLGFGVLQVNAGFSYLFGLPVSPMVQVVLIVVITGLATLSAGLGLDKGVKRLSELNIILAIALLIFMLAVGSTVFLLQAFVQNIGAYLGAVVQRTFRMYAYEPNAWLGDWTLFYWGWWISWSPFVGMFIARISRGRTIREFITGVLLVPVLFTFLWMTVFGNTAIALDLGGTAPIVQTVADNLPVALFEVLGQLPFSTIASGLATLLVITFFVTSADSGALVIDMITSGAAPNPPVWQRIFWAICAGIVAAVLLLAGGLQGLQTAAIASALPFAAIMLFICYGLLRALQTETQGSAMDLSIVADTPPSDTGLSWQQRLASITNFYDRPEIGAFLEGTARPALEAVLTQMRESGLEPELVTTAERLDLEVPHGDRGVFRYTIRARSFRPPSFAWAETGEPDPSSRHYRAMATSSEGDQAHDVTGYTREQLINDLLNRYARFRHVRRLP, encoded by the coding sequence ATGACTGATCCCGTACTGAACGAAGCCGCCGGTTCCGGTGCGCGCCGGAAAATCCAGGTCAATCCGCCCGTTTTCTACATCTCGGCCGGGCTGATCCTCACCTTCGCCCTGTTCGGCGCGCTGTTCCCGGAGCAAGCCGGCAGCGTGTTCGCCTTGCTGCAGGCGGCCATCGTGCGCGATTTCGGCTGGTTCTATATCCTGGCGGTCGCCGTGTTCCTGATCTTCGTGCTGTTCCTGATGATGAGCCGCTATGGCGACGTCAAGCTGGGCCCGGACGAGAGCGAACCCGAGTACAGCTATATTTCGTGGTTCGCCATGCTGTTCAGCGCCGGGATGGGCATCGGCCTGCTGTTCTTCGGCGTTGCCGAGCCAATCCAGCACTACGCCTCGCCGCCGGTGGGCGAGGGACGCACCATCGACTCGGCGCGCCAGGCCATGGTGCTGACCTTCTTCCACTGGGGCCTGCATGCCTGGGCGATCTACATCGTGGTCGGCCTGGCCCTGGCCTATTTCGCATTCCGGCGCGGCCTGCCGCTCACGCTGCGTTCGGGCCTGTTCCCGCTGATCGGCAATCGCATCCATGGCCCGATCGGCCATGCCATCGACATCTTCGCGGTGCTGGGCACGATGTTCGGCGTCGCGACCTCGCTCGGCTTCGGCGTGCTGCAGGTGAACGCCGGCTTCTCCTACCTGTTCGGCCTGCCCGTCAGCCCGATGGTACAGGTCGTGCTGATCGTCGTCATTACCGGCTTGGCGACGCTGTCCGCCGGCCTCGGGCTCGACAAGGGCGTCAAGCGCCTGTCCGAGCTCAACATCATCCTGGCGATCGCCCTGCTCATCTTCATGCTGGCGGTGGGCTCGACCGTGTTCCTGCTGCAGGCCTTCGTCCAGAACATCGGCGCCTACCTGGGCGCGGTGGTGCAGCGCACCTTCCGCATGTACGCCTACGAGCCGAACGCCTGGCTGGGCGACTGGACCCTGTTCTACTGGGGCTGGTGGATCTCCTGGTCGCCTTTCGTCGGCATGTTCATCGCGCGTATCTCGCGCGGGCGTACCATCCGCGAATTCATCACCGGGGTGCTGCTGGTGCCGGTGCTGTTTACCTTCCTGTGGATGACCGTGTTCGGCAACACGGCGATCGCGCTCGACCTGGGCGGCACGGCGCCGATCGTGCAGACGGTGGCCGACAACCTGCCGGTGGCGCTGTTCGAAGTGCTGGGGCAGCTGCCGTTCTCCACGATCGCGTCCGGGCTGGCCACGCTGCTGGTGATTACCTTCTTCGTGACCTCGGCCGATTCCGGGGCGCTGGTGATCGACATGATCACCTCCGGTGCCGCGCCGAACCCGCCGGTATGGCAGCGCATCTTCTGGGCAATCTGCGCCGGGATCGTGGCCGCCGTGTTGCTGCTGGCCGGGGGGCTGCAGGGGCTGCAGACCGCCGCGATCGCCAGCGCGTTGCCGTTTGCGGCGATCATGCTGTTCATCTGTTACGGCCTGCTGCGCGCGCTGCAGACGGAAACGCAGGGCTCGGCGATGGACTTGTCCATCGTCGCCGATACACCGCCGTCCGACACCGGCCTGAGCTGGCAGCAGCGCCTGGCCAGCATCACGAATTTCTACGACCGGCCCGAGATTGGCGCTTTTCTCGAAGGCACGGCGCGCCCGGCACTGGAGGCGGTCCTCACGCAGATGCGCGAAAGCGGCCTCGAACCGGAACTGGTCACCACCGCCGAGCGCCTCGACCTGGAAGTGCCGCACGGCGACCGCGGCGTGTTCCGCTATACGATCCGCGCACGCAGCTTCCGCCCGCCCAGCTTTGCCTGGGCCGAGACGGGAGAACCGGATCCGTCCAGCCGGCACTACCGTGCCATGGCCACCAGCTCCGAAGGCGATCAGGCGCATGACGTCACCGGCTACACCCGCGAGCAGCTGATCAACGATCTCCTGAACCGCTACGCGCGCTTCCGCCACGTGCGGCGGCTTCCCTGA
- a CDS encoding DEAD/DEAH box helicase, whose protein sequence is MHTVDDHRENATDAAALVPAHAPAVARAPARAPSLPAPVVSWLQRVEAAAHPQPKLTDEVADPKAVQYKFVYVMAPTSGGRHVAICLCKARLRPNGDVAAASPVSEVFSLLSAPPAYLEGDDVDLVRFFIAMRSGSAQGTSATEPKGKVGAILLHMLLEQGKLLWANSWSDMANGLVYPLQAGPTRLASLAWRDEGRVAKLGWSVEPAKGATHSGADLIDYMLPTDPPWYIDNLSIGPLELNRGGIDISLAELQALVAQAPTLSGTDKKRVSQLLLAHGLQGLMPLPQPLTQRLRNDVKPIPHLLLDSVQLSDGGTPRWHDFAVLAYDYDGQRVSFDPAQRVVRQIGDVTEVIERDPKAEAAALNALNEMGFRKPVTAPFNAMAGALVLDSQAHWLRFAENDLDPLSDAGWHLQKSAKYRYDVVPVEDWYADIDEPEEAGNAWFELELGIVVARKRVPLLPVLVQLIRSAPADFDPAVLAAYAEADQMLATLPDGVRVALPWGRVKPILATLGELYFNDKIKGRMRLSTLDAARLEELARGLALRWTGGERLRETGRKLSQFGSVKKVEPPKGLQATLRDYQLDGLSWMQFLREYDLGGILADDMGLGKTVQTLAHILIEKEAGRLTSPALVIAPTSLMTNWFDEAARFAPSLKVLLLQGKERMDLFDQIDDADIVLTTYALLPRDEEKLREHHYHLVILDESHYIKNTRSKAAQTAGSLDANHRLCLSGTPLENHLGELWSQFHFLLPGLLGDEKTFNSQFRHPIERQDDTVRRILLSRRIKPFLLRRTKDNVAKELPEKTEMVRRIELSGAQRDLYETVRLAMDKKVRDEIDRKGVARSQIVILEALLKLRQVCCDPRLVKVMPGRKNTAAVSAKLLDLMQMVEDLLQEGRKILVFSQFTSMLFLIEEELAARGIRYALLTGETRDRSAQVAAFQQGAVPIFLISLKAGGVGLNLTAADTVIHYDPWWNPAAENQATDRAWRIGQDKPVFVYKLIAKGTLEEKIQLLQQKKSELAQSILSEGESQKMALTQEDLQAIFAPLEDGEA, encoded by the coding sequence ATGCACACAGTCGATGATCATCGCGAGAACGCCACCGATGCAGCCGCGCTAGTACCAGCGCATGCTCCCGCGGTTGCCCGCGCTCCCGCCCGCGCTCCCTCCCTGCCCGCGCCGGTGGTGAGCTGGCTGCAAAGGGTCGAGGCGGCGGCGCACCCGCAACCCAAGCTGACCGACGAGGTCGCCGATCCGAAGGCCGTGCAGTACAAGTTCGTCTACGTGATGGCCCCCACCAGCGGCGGACGCCATGTCGCCATCTGCCTGTGCAAGGCGCGCCTGCGCCCGAACGGCGACGTGGCCGCCGCCAGCCCGGTCAGCGAAGTGTTCTCGCTGCTGTCGGCGCCACCTGCCTACCTGGAGGGCGACGACGTCGACCTGGTGCGCTTCTTCATCGCGATGCGCAGCGGCTCGGCCCAGGGCACCAGCGCCACCGAACCGAAGGGCAAGGTCGGTGCCATCCTGCTGCACATGCTGCTCGAACAGGGCAAGCTGCTGTGGGCAAATTCCTGGTCCGACATGGCCAATGGGCTGGTCTATCCGCTGCAGGCCGGCCCTACCCGCCTGGCCAGCCTGGCCTGGCGCGACGAAGGCCGCGTGGCCAAGCTCGGATGGTCGGTCGAACCGGCCAAGGGCGCCACCCACAGCGGCGCCGACCTGATCGACTACATGCTGCCGACCGACCCGCCGTGGTACATCGACAACCTGTCGATCGGCCCGCTCGAGCTCAATCGCGGCGGCATCGACATCTCGCTGGCCGAACTGCAGGCGCTGGTGGCCCAGGCCCCGACCCTGTCCGGCACCGACAAGAAGCGTGTCTCGCAGCTGTTGCTGGCGCACGGCCTGCAGGGGCTGATGCCGCTGCCGCAGCCGCTCACCCAGCGCCTGCGCAACGACGTCAAACCCATACCGCACCTGCTGCTCGATTCGGTGCAGCTGTCCGACGGCGGCACGCCGCGCTGGCATGACTTCGCCGTGCTGGCCTACGACTACGACGGCCAGCGCGTGTCCTTCGACCCGGCCCAGCGCGTGGTGCGCCAGATCGGCGACGTCACCGAGGTCATCGAGCGCGACCCGAAAGCCGAAGCCGCGGCGCTCAACGCCCTGAACGAGATGGGCTTCCGCAAGCCGGTCACCGCGCCCTTCAACGCGATGGCCGGCGCGCTGGTGCTGGACAGCCAGGCGCACTGGCTGCGCTTCGCCGAGAACGACCTCGATCCGCTGTCCGACGCCGGCTGGCACCTGCAGAAGTCGGCCAAGTACCGCTACGACGTGGTGCCGGTCGAAGACTGGTATGCCGACATCGACGAACCCGAAGAAGCGGGCAATGCCTGGTTCGAACTCGAACTGGGCATCGTGGTGGCGCGCAAGCGCGTGCCCCTGTTGCCGGTGCTGGTGCAGCTGATTCGCAGCGCGCCCGCCGACTTCGACCCGGCCGTGCTGGCCGCGTATGCCGAAGCCGACCAGATGCTGGCCACGCTGCCCGACGGCGTGCGCGTGGCGCTGCCCTGGGGGCGCGTGAAGCCGATCCTCGCGACCCTCGGCGAGCTGTATTTCAACGACAAGATCAAGGGCCGCATGCGCCTGTCCACGCTGGACGCGGCGCGCCTGGAGGAACTGGCGCGCGGCCTCGCGCTGCGCTGGACCGGCGGCGAACGCCTGCGCGAGACCGGCCGCAAGCTGAGCCAGTTCGGCTCGGTCAAGAAGGTCGAGCCGCCGAAGGGCCTGCAGGCCACGCTGCGCGACTACCAGCTCGACGGCCTGTCGTGGATGCAGTTCCTGCGCGAGTACGACCTCGGCGGCATCCTGGCCGACGACATGGGCCTGGGTAAAACCGTGCAGACGCTGGCCCACATCCTGATCGAGAAGGAAGCGGGCCGCCTGACCAGCCCGGCCCTGGTGATCGCGCCGACCAGCCTGATGACCAACTGGTTCGACGAGGCCGCGCGCTTCGCCCCGAGCCTGAAGGTGCTGCTCCTGCAGGGCAAGGAGCGCATGGACCTGTTCGACCAGATCGACGATGCCGACATCGTCCTGACCACCTATGCGCTGCTGCCGCGCGACGAAGAAAAGCTGCGCGAGCACCACTATCACCTGGTGATCCTGGACGAATCGCACTACATCAAGAACACCCGCTCCAAGGCGGCCCAGACGGCCGGCTCGCTCGACGCCAACCACCGCCTGTGCCTGTCCGGCACGCCGCTCGAGAACCACCTGGGCGAGCTGTGGTCGCAGTTCCACTTCCTGCTGCCCGGCCTGCTGGGCGACGAGAAAACCTTCAACAGCCAGTTCCGTCACCCGATCGAACGCCAGGACGATACGGTGCGCCGCATCCTGCTGAGCCGCCGCATCAAGCCTTTCCTGCTGCGCCGGACCAAGGACAACGTGGCCAAGGAACTGCCGGAAAAGACCGAAATGGTGCGCCGCATCGAGCTCTCGGGCGCCCAGCGCGACCTGTACGAAACCGTGCGCCTGGCCATGGACAAGAAAGTGCGCGACGAGATCGACCGCAAGGGCGTGGCGCGCAGCCAGATCGTCATCCTCGAAGCGCTGCTCAAGCTGCGCCAGGTCTGCTGCGACCCGCGCCTGGTGAAAGTGATGCCGGGCAGGAAGAACACGGCCGCGGTGTCGGCCAAGCTGCTGGACCTGATGCAGATGGTCGAAGACCTGCTGCAGGAAGGCCGCAAGATCCTGGTGTTCTCGCAGTTCACCAGCATGCTGTTCCTGATCGAGGAAGAACTCGCCGCACGCGGCATCCGCTACGCACTGCTCACCGGCGAGACGCGCGACCGCTCGGCCCAGGTCGCCGCCTTCCAGCAGGGCGCGGTGCCGATCTTCCTGATCAGCCTGAAGGCCGGCGGCGTGGGCCTGAACCTGACCGCGGCCGACACCGTGATCCACTACGATCCGTGGTGGAACCCGGCGGCCGAGAACCAGGCCACCGACCGCGCCTGGCGCATCGGGCAAGATAAACCGGTGTTCGTCTACAAGCTGATCGCCAAGGGCACGCTGGAAGAAAAAATCCAGCTCCTGCAGCAGAAGAAGTCGGAGCTGGCGCAGTCGATCCTGTCCGAAGGCGAGTCGCAGAAAATGGCGCTGACGCAAGAAGACCTGCAGGCAATCTTCGCGCCGCTGGAAGACGGCGAGGCCTGA